Proteins encoded together in one Lathyrus oleraceus cultivar Zhongwan6 chromosome 5, CAAS_Psat_ZW6_1.0, whole genome shotgun sequence window:
- the LOC127080573 gene encoding peroxidase P7: MSRLTKITLFVLVIIGSANAQLSTNFYSSSCPKLSSTVKSSVQSAISKETRIGASILRLFFHDCFVNGCDGSILLDDTSSFTAEKNANPNRNSARGFEVIDNIKTAVENACPGVVSCADILAIAAADSVAILGGPTWNVKLGRRDAKTASQSAANTGIPAPTSNLNQLTSRFSALGLSTKDLVALSGAHTIGQARCTNFRARIYNETNIDTSFATTRQSNCPKASGSGDNNLAPLDLQTPTSFDNNYFKNLVQKKGLLHSDQQLFNGGSTNSIVSGYSTNPSSFSSDFAAAMIKMGDISPLTGSNGEIRKNCRRKN; the protein is encoded by the exons ATGTCTAGATTAACCAAGATCACTCTCTTTGTCCTTGTCATAATTGGAAGTGCCAATGCGCAACTTTCTACAAACTTTTATTCAAGTTCTTGTCCTAAATTATCTTCCACCGTAAAATCCTCAGTGCAGTCCGCTATATCAAAGGAGACTCGAATTGGTGCTTCCATCCTTCGTTTGTTCTTTCACGATTGTTTTGTCAAC GGATGTGATGGATCAATTCTATTGGATGACACATCAAGTTTTACCGCGGAGAAGAACGCTAACCCTAATAGAAACTCTGCTCGTGGATTCGAAGTTATCGATAACATAAAAACAGCCGTAGAGAATGCATGTCCCGGAGTTGTATCTTGTGCTGATATCCTTGCCATTGCTGCTGCAGACTCCGTCGCAATC CTTGGAGGCCCAACATGGAATGTAAAACTTGGAAGAAGAGACGCAAAAACAGCTAGTCAATCTGCGGCTAACACAGGAATTCCAGCACCTACTTCCAACCTCAACCAACTTACCTCAAGATTCAGTGCTCTTGGCCTTTCAACCAAAGACTTAGTCGCATTGTCAG GTGCGCACACAATTGGACAAGCAAGGTGCACAAACTTTAGGGCAAGAATCTACAACGAGACAAACATAGATACTTCTTTTGCTACTACGAGACAATCGAACTGCCCAAAAGCATCAGGGTCAGGAGACAACAATTTGGCACCCTTAGATCTTCAAACTCCAACTTCTTTCGATAACAACTACTTCAAGAACCTTGTTCAAAAGAAAGGTCTTCTCCATTCTGATCAACAACTTTTCAATGGTGGATCCACCAACTCCATAGTGAGTGGCTATAGCACTAATCCAAGCTCTTTTTCCTCTGATTTTGCCGCTGCTATGATCAAAATGGGAGATATAAGTCCTCTCACTGGATCTAATGGGGAGATCAGGAAGAATTGTAGAAGAAAAAACTAA